CGTCTTTGGAGGTTCGATTGCCAACCCCGTCAACGCTCTCGCAAAACTCCTTGGACGGCTGCACGACGATTCCGGCCGTATTCAGATCCCTGGTTTTTACGACGATGTTGTTGAACTGACCGCTGAAGAACGCAAAAACTTCGCGGCTTTGCCGTTCGATGAAGCTGCGTACCTCAAATCCCTCGGCGTTTCGCAGCCTTGGGGTGAACAAGGGTTTTCGACTCTGGAACGCCGCTGGGCGCGGCCCACTTGTGACATCAACGGCATCTTCGGCGGCTACACAGGGGAAGGCCCGAAAACAATCATCCCGGCCCAGGCGACCGCCAAACTCACCTGCCGCCTCGTGCCCGATCAATCTCCGGATCTGCTCATCGCACGACTCGAAGAGTTTCTGCGAGCACATTGCCCTTCGGGTCTGCGGCTGGAGTTCAAGAAATGGCACGGCTGTCCGGCGGTCTTATGCGATCTCCACAGCCCTTACATGCAGGCAGCCAGGCAAGCGGTTGCCCGCGGCTTCGGAAAAACTCCGGTCATGATCCGCGAAGGGGGCTCGATCCCCGTCGTGGAGACGTTCAAACGGCTTCTCGGGGTCGATACACTGCTGTTAGGCTGGGGGCAGAACACCGACAATCTCCACAGCCCGAACGAACACTTCAGCATCGACGCCTTCCACCGAGGCACGCTTGCCAGCGCCTGGCTCTGGCAGGAACTGGCGCAAGGCAGATGAGTCGCGACCAACGTCGTGATTCAAGAAGTCTCATTGTGAAGAACGATTCCCATGGTCATCACTTTGCCCAAAGAACTCGAGCAATTTGTGGCGCGGGAAATTGCCGCAGGTAAGTTTCGGTCCAATGAAGAGGCGGTTGCGGAAGCCTTGTGGCTCTTGCGCAGCCGTGAGGAACGCCTCGACGGTTTACGAGCCGATCTCCAACTTGGGATCGATCAAATGGCAAATGGCGAGAGGATTCTCATCGACTCGCCGGAGGCGAAAGATGGTCTGCTGGCTGACATTGAGCGTCGAGCCTGTTCTGAATTGGGATTCAGCGTCAGTGGAAGCATCAACTAGAATTTCAGTAGATCGTTTTGAATTTCCCTGAGTTCAGGTCCAACATGCCAAAACTCGATTATCGAAATCTTGAAAAAGATCCAGCACGATGCGGCGGCCAGGCTGTGGTGACAGGCACTCGCATTCGAGTGGCGACGATCCTGACATGTTACCGCCTCGGGATGACGGTCGAGGAAATTGTCCAACAATATCCGGTCCTGCGACCAGCCGACGTGCATGATGCTCTCGCCTACGCGTACGACCACCTGACCGAGATTGAAGACGATCTGGCGGCCGATGAAGAAGCATTCAATCAGGGAGCGGGAACGAGAATTTGATCCCTGTCAGTACG
This genomic interval from Planctomicrobium piriforme contains the following:
- a CDS encoding DUF433 domain-containing protein; this encodes MPKLDYRNLEKDPARCGGQAVVTGTRIRVATILTCYRLGMTVEEIVQQYPVLRPADVHDALAYAYDHLTEIEDDLAADEEAFNQGAGTRI
- a CDS encoding type II toxin-antitoxin system ParD family antitoxin produces the protein MVITLPKELEQFVAREIAAGKFRSNEEAVAEALWLLRSREERLDGLRADLQLGIDQMANGERILIDSPEAKDGLLADIERRACSELGFSVSGSIN
- a CDS encoding dipeptidase, encoding MSHSMQQVAAWLEQNSAKSLADLQGLLRIPSVSADSRHRSDVANAARFVCDQLLAAGCEAEIVETAGHPIVYGEWTKAPGAPTALVYGHYDVQPPDPLDQWVSSPFSAEIRDGQIYARGATDDKGQMFTHVRSVAAWLQSVGSLPINVKFVIEGEEEVGSNNLDLFLKERSARCACDVAVISDTAQYAPGIPAITYGLRGIIACEVTLHGPKQDLHSGVFGGSIANPVNALAKLLGRLHDDSGRIQIPGFYDDVVELTAEERKNFAALPFDEAAYLKSLGVSQPWGEQGFSTLERRWARPTCDINGIFGGYTGEGPKTIIPAQATAKLTCRLVPDQSPDLLIARLEEFLRAHCPSGLRLEFKKWHGCPAVLCDLHSPYMQAARQAVARGFGKTPVMIREGGSIPVVETFKRLLGVDTLLLGWGQNTDNLHSPNEHFSIDAFHRGTLASAWLWQELAQGR